The following proteins are encoded in a genomic region of Candidatus Diapherotrites archaeon:
- a CDS encoding flippase-like domain-containing protein, with amino-acid sequence MKSGFGKAVLVVLVFFALLGVLSTLTNAFGELQATNPLFFAAAAVFFLASVVIWVFSWAILVKNGSKTPFRKAFFLGCASVYGSVSPVQVGSDYLRSVQLKRHFGVPFRDSLAASMLVKGMKFFAIFVLSLLVSFSLLFNSSLPPFVFFALLSGFFMVAAASALFLLPLNERFGRAIAAFFRHASKRFSLLSRAADFFSNYSAYLKRISLRLFVWVFLLSALSLFFEFLALLYSFFAVGVSIPLASAIALFVIASILERAPFLPRGIGLVEAAGFAYLSVPAFSNAMLSFAEIGAIMVVFGVVRIVIPTLLSLAFAAIAGTHSMMREKT; translated from the coding sequence TTGAAGAGCGGTTTTGGCAAGGCAGTCCTGGTTGTTTTGGTCTTTTTCGCGCTTTTGGGCGTGCTTTCAACCCTAACCAACGCTTTTGGCGAATTGCAGGCAACAAACCCGCTTTTTTTCGCTGCCGCGGCAGTTTTTTTCCTCGCCAGCGTGGTTATCTGGGTTTTTTCGTGGGCCATTCTTGTAAAAAACGGCTCCAAAACCCCTTTCCGTAAAGCCTTTTTTTTGGGCTGTGCGTCCGTCTACGGTTCGGTTTCACCGGTTCAGGTGGGCTCCGATTACCTGCGTTCGGTGCAGCTGAAAAGGCATTTCGGCGTTCCATTCAGGGATTCCCTTGCAGCGTCAATGCTTGTCAAGGGCATGAAATTCTTTGCAATCTTCGTGCTCTCCCTCCTGGTCTCGTTTTCCCTGCTTTTCAATTCAAGCCTTCCGCCATTCGTGTTTTTTGCCCTGCTGTCCGGCTTTTTCATGGTCGCGGCGGCAAGCGCCTTGTTCCTGCTGCCGCTTAACGAGCGCTTCGGCCGGGCGATCGCGGCTTTTTTCAGGCACGCATCCAAAAGATTTTCCCTGCTGTCCAGGGCTGCGGATTTTTTTTCGAATTATTCTGCTTACCTGAAGCGCATAAGCCTGCGGCTTTTTGTATGGGTTTTTTTGCTCAGCGCCCTCTCGCTTTTTTTTGAATTCCTCGCCTTGCTGTACAGCTTTTTTGCAGTGGGCGTTTCAATTCCGCTTGCCTCGGCGATCGCGCTTTTTGTCATCGCCTCGATCCTTGAACGGGCGCCGTTCCTGCCGCGCGGCATCGGCCTGGTGGAGGCGGCAGGCTTCGCTTACCTTTCCGTTCCCGCGTTTTCAAATGCAATGCTTTCATTCGCGGAAATCGGCGCAATCATGGTGGTTTTCGGCGTTGTCAGGATAGTCATTCCGACGCTTTTAAGCCTGGCATTCGCCGCCATTGCAGGCACTCACAGTATGATGCGGGAAAAAACGTAG
- a CDS encoding S-layer protein yields MKGLNVKRLAAIGVGAALVGSALAPIVSAVSVSQISKSNIINTATGQPIVGVAVGSKAKASDVVWAGNIAARVAQLATVEKDVTVQAGEGSGEGATVSDLSVDLTVGGTVKVSGGVRELLTANMNSGSSQWEYRTDVGNAYFKSFKNESKQIKINNDTNTTTVVESIGVKLDALFDTTNVSVKDLVGYISSGDLNYQVTFSPGIPYFTDSGADDYVPISFLGKTYVVDSINTSGTQIVLVSTSAEKVYQTGDRIALKGRDGKDYSLELRGGYTSSGTTYAKVALLDADGTELQVQSVTNDDQIDTVFSDTDGKAILETKVTMKRVGTNTVDNTTTYDFTLLVGSDRLDIRNGNRFPYDPNNTSGSYPWQAALTTSGTTLTAIAVTNNAKIWNASNPLTATGYTLGNVTTGVDKAGILEGSGLDPIGYVKFKGFYDQGVQKTTVKFLKGQNVADISGGSSTYGAIQYKDTSSVEHKIPMAIKLGQPPISGNLKFEGQDYTYAVGKGDSGAGTSGNRFILEPGQVTYSTSAQITGDFNFAYGIDNVPAATADENWSGTGDINNLASGNLITITGKNSKTYKYFFKTTTSAAWLVLAGYDINGTTSVNGYIDTLEWSTGGLFLLGTDVSDNDNVTTSLNDYNLSQAQQTSVATASFRGVSYYAPDTADFGTYAGSAGGIYKTAVFFIRELDTNTAIPHHGGDAPNVRVGVWTIYIDTEGGNAGTVDTANNNKTNYAGKTTAADYNAERTITTLSEYTGSSTNFTKGYDDNGIKVELASRELSFVLPNSRMKSYWTVESLDTTEEVSGGATLAGVLEGATAKTDDGTTVTVDKVNYTVAGGAGGAVAVPAKYNEIVKTGNLVYTDAGFNPSGNAIIVGGYKVNTLAKGLQLDDGTTLEDALTARGDKVAELLNNGDIVAAGYTADDTAAAAQELISALDGLLA; encoded by the coding sequence ATGAAGGGACTTAACGTAAAAAGGCTTGCAGCCATTGGTGTTGGTGCGGCCCTTGTGGGCAGCGCTCTGGCGCCAATCGTTTCAGCAGTTTCTGTAAGCCAGATTAGCAAATCAAATATAATCAACACGGCAACGGGCCAGCCCATTGTCGGCGTTGCTGTCGGCTCTAAAGCCAAAGCATCAGACGTTGTCTGGGCAGGCAACATAGCCGCAAGGGTTGCGCAGCTCGCGACAGTTGAAAAGGACGTCACAGTCCAGGCCGGAGAAGGCTCAGGCGAAGGCGCGACGGTTTCAGACCTGTCAGTTGACTTGACAGTCGGCGGAACAGTAAAGGTTTCCGGCGGAGTCAGGGAACTGCTGACAGCCAACATGAACAGCGGCTCGAGCCAGTGGGAATATAGAACCGACGTTGGAAACGCCTACTTCAAGAGCTTCAAGAACGAGTCGAAGCAGATAAAAATCAACAACGACACGAACACTACGACCGTTGTTGAAAGCATCGGCGTAAAGCTTGATGCCCTGTTCGACACCACAAATGTCAGCGTAAAAGACCTTGTGGGTTACATCAGCTCAGGCGACCTGAACTACCAGGTTACTTTCTCGCCGGGCATACCTTACTTCACGGATTCCGGGGCGGACGACTATGTTCCGATCTCATTCCTCGGAAAAACCTACGTAGTGGACTCAATCAACACGTCAGGAACACAGATTGTTCTTGTCTCAACATCCGCTGAAAAGGTCTACCAGACGGGCGACAGGATCGCGTTGAAGGGCAGGGACGGAAAGGATTACTCCCTTGAGCTCAGGGGCGGCTACACTTCAAGCGGAACAACCTACGCAAAGGTTGCATTGCTTGACGCCGACGGAACAGAGCTCCAGGTCCAGTCTGTGACAAACGACGACCAGATTGACACGGTCTTCTCGGACACAGACGGAAAGGCAATCCTTGAGACAAAGGTAACAATGAAGAGAGTTGGAACGAACACCGTTGACAACACGACAACGTACGACTTCACGCTCCTTGTCGGCTCTGATAGGCTTGACATCAGGAACGGCAACAGGTTCCCGTACGACCCGAACAACACTTCGGGAAGCTACCCGTGGCAGGCGGCCCTGACAACCTCAGGAACAACGCTCACCGCGATAGCCGTGACAAACAACGCGAAAATCTGGAATGCGTCAAATCCATTGACGGCAACAGGTTACACTCTCGGCAATGTTACCACGGGAGTTGACAAGGCGGGAATCCTTGAGGGCTCAGGTCTTGACCCGATAGGTTACGTCAAATTCAAGGGCTTCTACGACCAGGGTGTCCAGAAGACAACGGTCAAGTTCCTCAAGGGACAGAACGTTGCCGACATCTCAGGCGGATCCTCAACATACGGCGCAATCCAGTACAAGGACACGTCGTCCGTTGAACACAAGATCCCGATGGCAATCAAGCTCGGCCAGCCGCCAATCAGCGGAAACCTGAAGTTTGAAGGCCAGGACTACACCTACGCAGTCGGAAAAGGCGACTCAGGCGCGGGAACATCCGGCAACAGGTTCATATTGGAACCAGGCCAGGTTACCTACTCGACGTCCGCACAGATAACAGGCGACTTCAACTTTGCGTATGGAATAGACAATGTTCCTGCCGCAACAGCTGACGAGAACTGGAGCGGCACAGGTGACATAAACAACCTGGCTTCCGGGAACCTCATCACTATAACTGGAAAGAACAGCAAAACCTACAAGTACTTCTTCAAGACCACGACTTCCGCGGCTTGGCTTGTCCTTGCAGGTTACGACATAAACGGAACAACCAGTGTCAACGGTTACATTGACACATTGGAGTGGAGCACAGGCGGCCTGTTCCTCCTGGGAACAGACGTCAGCGACAACGACAATGTGACAACCTCGTTGAACGACTACAACCTGTCGCAGGCCCAGCAAACAAGCGTTGCGACGGCTTCGTTCAGGGGCGTTTCATACTACGCGCCTGACACGGCAGACTTCGGAACATATGCGGGTTCAGCTGGCGGAATCTACAAGACAGCCGTCTTCTTCATAAGGGAGCTGGACACGAACACAGCCATACCGCACCACGGCGGAGATGCACCGAATGTCCGCGTAGGCGTGTGGACAATCTACATTGACACGGAAGGCGGAAACGCGGGAACAGTCGACACGGCGAACAACAACAAGACAAACTACGCCGGTAAGACAACCGCTGCAGACTACAACGCAGAGAGAACCATAACAACGCTGAGCGAATACACTGGCAGCTCAACGAACTTCACGAAAGGATACGACGACAACGGAATAAAGGTCGAACTGGCAAGCAGGGAGCTTTCATTCGTGCTTCCGAACTCCAGGATGAAGTCCTATTGGACCGTTGAAAGCCTGGACACGACTGAAGAGGTTTCGGGCGGCGCAACGCTGGCCGGAGTCTTAGAGGGCGCAACAGCCAAGACAGACGACGGCACGACAGTCACGGTTGACAAGGTCAACTACACAGTGGCTGGCGGAGCTGGCGGAGCTGTGGCAGTTCCGGCAAAATACAACGAAATCGTGAAGACCGGAAACCTTGTCTACACCGACGCAGGCTTCAATCCGAGCGGAAACGCCATCATAGTTGGCGGCTACAAGGTCAACACCTTGGCAAAAGGCCTCCAGCTTGACGACGGCACAACCTTGGAAGATGCCCTGACGGCAAGAGGCGACAAGGTCGCAGAGCTCCTGAACAACGGCGACATAGTTGCCGCGGGTTACACCGCTGACGACACCGCTGCCGCAGCACAGGAACTCATAAGCGCCCTTGACGGCCTGTTGGCGTAA
- a CDS encoding phosphotransferase translates to MESFDCDLHFHGLYAGGVSKFMTIPVIADQAKLKGLSLVSTADITHRKWFEHVKENLVEEENGVFSDKAGKTHFVVGTEVEDSKRVHHLLFFPDLSSAQTFREKVARFGVLDCVMCGRPKLRLSAETIAEIADGCGGIFGPAHSFTPYTGIYAHFDSLKQAYGQMHEKLSFIELGLSADSYFADLIQENHDYAFLTASDSHSPWPYRIGREFSRMKLKKPCFDEIKKALASRGEGLIELNVGLDPREGKYHATACNACFARFSAEDAKRFDWKCPKCRGQIKKGVKDRILELASFSQEIHPDFRPEYFHAIPLAEIIQLALGAKDVKAKEVQGLWLEMVERLGPETGILVDEPIVSVSEINESVAKKVESFRNGWVHYIPGGGGNYGRPVICDSKEEFETKKLELERQEKGFGMKGQKTLKEFE, encoded by the coding sequence TTGGAATCCTTTGACTGCGATTTGCATTTCCACGGCCTGTATGCCGGCGGGGTTTCAAAATTCATGACAATCCCGGTGATAGCGGATCAGGCCAAGCTGAAGGGCCTCAGCCTGGTTTCCACTGCCGACATCACTCACAGGAAATGGTTCGAACATGTCAAGGAAAACCTTGTCGAAGAGGAAAACGGCGTGTTTTCGGACAAGGCGGGAAAAACGCATTTTGTCGTTGGCACCGAGGTCGAGGATTCGAAGCGCGTGCACCATCTGCTGTTTTTTCCCGACCTTTCCTCGGCGCAGACTTTCAGGGAAAAAGTTGCGAGGTTCGGCGTACTTGACTGCGTGATGTGCGGCAGGCCAAAACTCAGGCTTTCCGCTGAAACGATTGCGGAAATCGCGGACGGCTGCGGCGGCATTTTCGGGCCCGCGCATTCCTTCACGCCTTACACCGGCATTTACGCGCATTTTGATTCATTGAAGCAGGCGTATGGCCAGATGCATGAAAAGCTTTCTTTCATCGAGCTTGGGTTGAGCGCGGACTCGTATTTTGCGGACCTGATCCAGGAAAACCATGATTATGCGTTTCTCACTGCATCGGACAGCCACAGCCCGTGGCCTTACCGGATTGGAAGGGAGTTCTCGCGCATGAAACTCAAAAAGCCGTGCTTTGACGAAATCAAAAAGGCTTTGGCCAGCCGGGGCGAAGGACTCATTGAACTGAATGTCGGCTTGGACCCGCGCGAAGGAAAATACCATGCGACTGCCTGCAATGCCTGCTTTGCAAGGTTTTCCGCGGAAGACGCGAAAAGGTTTGACTGGAAATGCCCGAAATGCAGGGGCCAGATAAAAAAAGGGGTCAAGGACCGCATACTTGAGCTTGCGTCTTTCAGCCAGGAAATCCACCCGGATTTCCGGCCGGAATACTTCCATGCAATTCCGCTCGCCGAAATAATCCAGCTCGCATTGGGGGCGAAGGATGTCAAGGCAAAGGAAGTGCAGGGCCTGTGGCTTGAAATGGTTGAAAGGCTCGGGCCTGAAACCGGAATCCTTGTCGACGAACCCATTGTTTCGGTTTCAGAGATAAACGAAAGCGTTGCCAAAAAAGTTGAAAGCTTCCGCAACGGCTGGGTCCACTACATTCCCGGCGGCGGGGGAAACTATGGCAGGCCGGTCATCTGCGATTCAAAGGAAGAGTTTGAAACAAAAAAGCTGGAACTCGAAAGGCAGGAAAAAGGCTTTGGCATGAAAGGCCAGAAAACCCTGAAAGAATTCGAGTGA
- a CDS encoding PAC2 family protein: MATVIKFLKKKKFKNAVMITGLPGIGLVGKICVDYLLKQLKTEKVAEIYSDSFPPSVYTKDSIVELIKDEMFASNVKGTAFIFLAGPVQPSLDMAGGFSEEHYEFAETVVGACQKLGVKRIFTLAGINIGSARMNKDPEVVVAATSKKALKDFVDVGGKADTREGLISGAAGLLLGIAKEKGMDGACLMGETNANLVYGDHGAAKRVLALLVQKFGFTVDMSRIEKESKEIEKAFAELSKQLEIAQQEEVEADSDEDLTYVR, from the coding sequence ATGGCCACTGTCATAAAATTCCTGAAAAAGAAAAAATTCAAGAACGCGGTCATGATAACCGGCCTGCCCGGCATAGGCCTGGTCGGAAAAATCTGCGTCGATTACCTTTTGAAGCAGCTGAAAACCGAGAAGGTCGCGGAAATCTATTCCGATTCGTTCCCGCCGAGCGTTTACACAAAGGATTCCATTGTCGAGCTCATCAAGGACGAGATGTTCGCGTCAAACGTGAAGGGCACGGCTTTCATTTTTTTGGCCGGGCCTGTTCAGCCGTCGCTTGACATGGCCGGCGGCTTTTCAGAGGAACACTACGAGTTCGCGGAAACCGTTGTGGGGGCCTGCCAGAAGCTTGGGGTGAAAAGGATTTTCACGCTTGCCGGAATAAACATCGGCAGCGCGCGCATGAACAAGGACCCGGAAGTCGTTGTAGCCGCAACCTCCAAGAAGGCCTTGAAGGATTTTGTTGACGTAGGCGGAAAGGCGGACACGCGCGAAGGCCTCATCAGCGGCGCGGCAGGCCTTCTTCTCGGCATTGCAAAGGAAAAAGGAATGGACGGCGCCTGCCTGATGGGCGAAACGAACGCGAACCTTGTTTACGGCGACCACGGCGCGGCTAAAAGGGTTTTGGCCCTGCTTGTGCAGAAGTTCGGCTTCACGGTCGACATGAGCCGCATCGAGAAAGAGTCCAAGGAAATCGAAAAGGCTTTTGCGGAACTCTCAAAGCAGCTTGAAATCGCGCAGCAGGAAGAAGTCGAAGCTGATTCCGACGAAGACCTCACTTACGTCCGATGA
- a CDS encoding S1 RNA-binding domain-containing protein: MPKMPEVNEIVVCKIRKVMNFGVMVELEEYPGIEGFVHISQVATSWIKNIRNFVKEGQVRAAKVMGRGKVEGQVELSFAKVSTEQQRQKIESVKQEKRSAKLLEQFARLAGISIADAQLKIVKPLEAEYGTFFDAMPEIAIHGEEAASSVDSSVRKQFVELVKKSIEIPKKSVGGFFVLHSFDSDGVSVVRNAMLKGESASPKGVQVELFYSGGGKYSVKITSHDFKVSEHALKQVSSAIESAVKPNGSFEFKRA; the protein is encoded by the coding sequence ATGCCGAAAATGCCTGAAGTCAACGAAATAGTCGTCTGCAAGATCCGCAAGGTAATGAACTTCGGCGTGATGGTGGAACTCGAAGAGTATCCCGGCATAGAGGGCTTTGTGCACATTTCCCAGGTTGCCACGAGCTGGATTAAGAATATCCGCAATTTTGTCAAGGAAGGCCAGGTGCGCGCTGCAAAGGTCATGGGGCGCGGCAAGGTAGAAGGCCAGGTCGAATTGTCGTTCGCAAAGGTTTCAACTGAACAGCAGAGGCAGAAAATCGAATCCGTGAAGCAGGAGAAAAGGTCTGCAAAGCTCCTCGAGCAGTTTGCAAGGCTGGCGGGGATTTCCATTGCCGACGCCCAGCTGAAAATCGTCAAGCCCCTTGAAGCCGAGTACGGCACTTTTTTTGACGCAATGCCTGAGATTGCGATTCACGGCGAGGAAGCCGCGTCATCGGTCGATTCATCGGTGCGCAAGCAGTTTGTCGAGCTTGTCAAAAAAAGCATTGAGATTCCGAAAAAGTCGGTCGGCGGATTTTTTGTTTTGCACAGCTTTGATTCTGACGGCGTGAGCGTCGTCAGGAATGCGATGCTGAAAGGCGAGTCCGCTTCCCCGAAAGGCGTGCAGGTCGAACTCTTTTATTCGGGCGGCGGCAAGTATTCCGTGAAGATTACGTCGCATGATTTCAAGGTTTCCGAGCACGCATTGAAGCAGGTGTCTTCGGCAATCGAGTCGGCTGTGAAACCCAACGGCAGCTTTGAGTTCAAGAGGGCGTGA
- a CDS encoding DNA replication complex GINS family protein, whose product MALNVSYDELRRIYRLEKNTSKLVEVDDDFFEKLNAFMKAEKEEYLKSLRDISTSKARNFSNLKKMVQEIFALREKKLLNRALVASRTGDVALQKVSSEEKATFIELLKLMAEHRKSLAELFDGETQSFSIAEASSGELFSVLKDVPAFVGTDMKEYGPFSKGEVIPLPQKIAELLMSRKLVVEK is encoded by the coding sequence TTGGCTTTGAACGTTTCATACGACGAGCTTAGGCGCATTTACAGGCTTGAAAAGAACACTTCCAAGCTTGTCGAAGTTGACGACGATTTCTTCGAAAAGCTCAACGCCTTCATGAAAGCCGAAAAAGAGGAATACCTGAAGTCTTTGCGCGACATTTCCACTTCAAAGGCGAGGAATTTTTCGAACCTCAAGAAAATGGTGCAGGAAATCTTTGCCTTGCGCGAAAAAAAGCTCCTGAACCGCGCGCTTGTGGCGTCAAGGACCGGGGATGTTGCCCTGCAGAAAGTGTCCTCCGAAGAAAAGGCGACGTTCATTGAACTGCTCAAACTGATGGCGGAGCACAGGAAGTCGCTTGCCGAACTGTTTGACGGTGAAACCCAAAGCTTTTCCATTGCCGAGGCGTCTTCCGGCGAACTGTTTTCCGTGCTGAAGGACGTGCCTGCTTTTGTCGGAACCGACATGAAGGAATACGGGCCGTTTTCGAAGGGCGAAGTCATTCCACTGCCGCAGAAGATCGCGGAACTGCTTATGTCAAGAAAGCTTGTAGTTGAAAAATAA